One Trichormus variabilis 0441 genomic window, TCCCCTAGTATTCCAGAAAAATCACTGATGGGAGTGGGAGAAGCAGGACATATTCTCGCCAAAATTGTGGTCAAAGGTTCACCTCTAAATATGGAATTGCCTAATGATTCTGAACTAGCAGCAGTGAAAATGAAAGAAGCTCCTGCTGATATTCTGGCGGAAGAGATTAGTGGTTCTCAAAAAATTGTGTTTGGTCTAACCTGCATTCCGGAAAATTGTCAGCAAACGACAAAAGTGAATTTTGAAATTAACGGAAAAGAATTTAACGGTGAACCTCGCAATTTAACATTGACGAAAGTAGAAGAATGGATATTAGAAACTGGTAAATCTGTAGTTCCTTCTCATCCTTTTCATATTCATGTCAATCCCTTTCAATATACGCGCATTGGGCCTGATAACAAACCAGAAACTATTTGGCGTGATACGTTGCTTGTCTCCCAGAATCGACCAGAAATAGTCAAAAGTCGCTACACGGATTTTACTGGCACATTTGTTCTACACTGTCATATTTTAGATCATGAAGATCAAGGAATGATGGAACTAGTGCAGATATTAGATGAAAGTAAAAAAATTACGTTTTTACCAAAGGAGGAAAACAAATGAAACTGCATGATCAAGATCAAATCAGACGCATATTTGAAGAAGTATATCCTGATAATGTCCGGGCGGGAGATTTATCTGCTTATGCCGATATGTATACAGAAGATGCTTTATGGATGCCACCTAATGGACTCGATCGCTGCGGTATACCGGATATTTTAGAAGGCTTTGCAGACACAATTGCTGATAAAGATATCGATCCGATTTTTACAGCTGAAGAAATCGAAGTCAAAGGTGATTCTGGTTATGTCATCGGTATTTCTTTGGCTACCATTTGCCCAAAAGACGGCAGTCCATCAACACAAGTCAAATATCGAGCTTTATGGTTGATGAAAAAAGATGGCGATCGCTGGAAAATTGCTCGTCAAATTTGGAATGTAAAACCTTAATAATTTTGTAAAATTCCAATTCCTGGAACCTAATAAAATGGCTACAGAAAAATATCATGAGATACTCAAAAAATACTTTCTGTCTTTTGAAACTGGTGATTTTTCACAAGTACAGTTCTCTTGCAACCTTGAGTTTCTGAGTCCCATTAGTGGTAACACTTTGAAAGGAACTGAAGAAGTTATCCCTTTTTTAAAGGGTGTGACGACTCGTGTGGCAGAAGTGAACATTATGTCAACCACTGTTGAATACCCAAGAGCAAGTGGTGTATGGCAAATGAGGACAACAAAAGGAACTTTATACACCCTACACAACTTCTTTCGTCTTGACGAAGAAGGTATTGTCTATGTTTGGCCGATGTTCGATCCAAAAGCTGTGATGGAAAATCCAGACGCTTTAATTCAATGGCTAACGGGTAAGGACTACTAATAGTTCACCAACCCAAAATTGCTGGGCTAGGGCAAGCAGGGGGAGCAGGGGAAGCAGAGGGAGCAGGGGGAGAAGTCGCAAGGAGGGTTTCCCTCCGGGCGAACTTCGGGGGAGAAAGAGATTTTTTTTGCTGCTATTAACCTTGCAAAGTTCTCTTGGCAGACTACTAAGTAATACCAACTCAACAAAATAACAAAATGACTAAACTACCTGCAACATCTGATATTTACATCAGCTTTTTCATGTTTACCACCAATTTGCAACCCGATAACT contains:
- a CDS encoding YybH family protein; amino-acid sequence: MKLHDQDQIRRIFEEVYPDNVRAGDLSAYADMYTEDALWMPPNGLDRCGIPDILEGFADTIADKDIDPIFTAEEIEVKGDSGYVIGISLATICPKDGSPSTQVKYRALWLMKKDGDRWKIARQIWNVKP
- a CDS encoding DUF4904 domain-containing protein, giving the protein MATEKYHEILKKYFLSFETGDFSQVQFSCNLEFLSPISGNTLKGTEEVIPFLKGVTTRVAEVNIMSTTVEYPRASGVWQMRTTKGTLYTLHNFFRLDEEGIVYVWPMFDPKAVMENPDALIQWLTGKDY